In Streptomyces sp. NBC_00683, the DNA window AGTTCAGTTTCACGCGTCGCCCGAACCACTGGCGGCGCACCTTTCCGGCCGCGGCCACCACGTCGAGCAGTTCGTCGTCGGAGGTCGCCAGTACGGCGAGCGCTTCTTCACGGGTCGGCAGTTCGCGCCGCAGCCCCTTGTCCACCAGCGTGTTCAGCAGGTCCATGGACCTGATCCTTACGTACGGCACGGCCTCCGGCCAAGGAGGAACCGGACAGGAGAGGCGGCCAAGGGTGTGTGTATTGCCACATCCTGACCTGCTGCGCACCGGGCTAGGGTCTGTGAGCTGCCTACAAAAGGGACCCTCCCATGCCCTTCGCCCCGTTCGACTGGATCGATGACGAGGCCCGTCGCCGTGCCGCCGCCGGACTCGTCCGGACCCTGCGCCCCCGGCCGGCCGAAGCGGAACTGCTGGACCTCGCGAGCAACGACTACCTCGGCCTCACCCGGCACCCCGAAGTCACCGCTGCGGCGGCGGACGCGGCCCGGCGCTGGGGCGCCGGCGCCACGGGCTCACGGCTGGTCACCGGGTCCACCGCGCTGCACGCCGAACTCGAACGCGAGCTCGCGGACTTCTGCGGGTTCGAAGCCGCCCTGGTGCTCTCGTCCGGGTATGCGGCCAACCTCGCCGCCCTCACCGCACTCACCGGACACGGCTCGCTGATCGTGTCCGACGCGGGCAACCACGCCTCGATCGTCGACGGGTGCAGGCTCTCGCGGGCCGCCACGGCGGTCGTGCCGCACGCGGACCCCGACGCCGTGCGCAAAGCGCTCCAGGCGCACGACGGACGTGCGCTGACCGTCTCGGACTCCGTCTTCTCGGTGGACGGCGATGCCGCGCCGCTGGCGGAGCTCGCCGATGTCTGCCGCGCCGAGGGCGCGGCACTGCTCGTGGACGACGCGCACGGCCTGGGCGTGCTGGGCGAGGGCGGACGCGGAGCGCTCGCCGCCGCCGGGCTGGCGGGCGGCGAAGGCATCGTCGCCACGCTCACCCTCTCCAAATCCCTGGGCAGCCAGGGCGGTGCGGTCCTCGGCCCCGCCCGGGTCATCGACCATCTGGTCAACACGGCCCGTACGTTCATCTTCGACACCGGTCTCGCGCCGGCGGCGGCAGGAGCGGCCCTGGGCGCTCTCCGGCTGCTCCGCCGCGAACCGGAACGGGCGGACAGGGCCCGCGAGGTCGCCCTCGACCTCTACGGGCGGCTGACCGCGGCAGGTCTGACAGCGGTACGCCCCGACGCGGCGGTCGTCTCCGTCCGCGCGCCGTCCGCGGAGGCGGCGGTGCGCTGGGCGGCGGACTGCCGCACGGCCGGACTCGCGGTCGGGTGCTTCCGGCCGCCGTCGGTGCCGGACGGGATCTCCAGGCTGCGGCTGACCGCACGGGCGGACCTGAGCCGTGAGCAGATCGCGACCGCGGTGGCCACGATCGTGGCATCGGCACCCTCGCAGGTCAGCTGACCCGGCGGTCACCCAGCCCGGCGACGAAGGAGGTCCAGGCCGTCGCCGAGAAGCGCAGCGGCGGCAGGTCCACGTCCTTGGAGTCGCGTACGGCGAGATGCTCGTCGCCGAGCCGGGCTGCTTCCACGCAGTTGTTCATCCCGGTGCTGCGGCTGCTGCGGCGCCACCGCAGTTGGTGCTGTTCGAGACGGTGTGCGAG includes these proteins:
- a CDS encoding 8-amino-7-oxononanoate synthase, whose product is MPFAPFDWIDDEARRRAAAGLVRTLRPRPAEAELLDLASNDYLGLTRHPEVTAAAADAARRWGAGATGSRLVTGSTALHAELERELADFCGFEAALVLSSGYAANLAALTALTGHGSLIVSDAGNHASIVDGCRLSRAATAVVPHADPDAVRKALQAHDGRALTVSDSVFSVDGDAAPLAELADVCRAEGAALLVDDAHGLGVLGEGGRGALAAAGLAGGEGIVATLTLSKSLGSQGGAVLGPARVIDHLVNTARTFIFDTGLAPAAAGAALGALRLLRREPERADRAREVALDLYGRLTAAGLTAVRPDAAVVSVRAPSAEAAVRWAADCRTAGLAVGCFRPPSVPDGISRLRLTARADLSREQIATAVATIVASAPSQVS
- a CDS encoding DUF397 domain-containing protein → MSDRLAHRLEQHQLRWRRSSRSTGMNNCVEAARLGDEHLAVRDSKDVDLPPLRFSATAWTSFVAGLGDRRVS